DNA from Tachysurus fulvidraco isolate hzauxx_2018 chromosome 16, HZAU_PFXX_2.0, whole genome shotgun sequence:
ctaCATCCAATATGttttagtaaaaacaaaacGCTTTTGCTGATGTTTCAGCTGTGAGGCATGCTGTTCTTGCATCACACACTACATTAACTGTGAGAGAAAATCTGCTCGTCCTCGGTGTCTGAGCTGAGTCGGAGTTGTCCAGCTCTTAACAGGTGTGAAAATCCTAGAGAGATTTTGGTTCTAATGACGAACACAGAGATTCGAGCAAAAAAGAGATATTAACCTAAAGAGATCTAGAAAGAAAAACCTACAAACGTTACCAAAGATCTTACTCTTAAAAAGGGGAGgcttaataaacattaacagcAATGCTCATGAATCCAGTTAGTGATCCAGAGTTTAGTCGTTTAGATGAAGGTACGTTTCTTAggattatgtttttatatatcgTTTGCTAAAGCAGTTAGAAGAAAAATGTGGATGTATACATTTAACCAACAAGAAATCGAGAGCATGTTACCTTTAGAGGCTGGCTTCTCCTGATCACAGCCAACTCAATATTCTTTCCTCCCGTCTGGACAACCTGACGAACATTGTTCAAAAGGCAATAAACACACCGAACCAATCTGATAATGTCTGGGGGTAAAATGTGCCTGTGTTTTGAATGTATTCATTACCTCTAGCAAGGCTTTAATTGCCAGTTTTATAGCATCGTTGTCGCTAGCAATGGCTTCATCTGTGTAGTTCTTCTCAAGAAACTCGCGCACAGTTTTGGCGCTGCGTCCGATCGCGTTTGCCTAGTAACACAGTAAGAATTGAATGATACTTATTATTAAGATCAAACCACAAACCCTCACAGTTTGTACTAATGTTAGCATGGCTGGCTACCGCAATATGGACGAAATGAGATGTCAATCTCTACTGGAATGACAACTTTCAGGTGTGTTTAAAATCATGACTGTagaaaacattgtgtgtgtggcatctgCAGGCAAAATGCAGCTGGATCCTCTTTCAGGATAAATCATAACAGCACTGGGTTGTTTTAGACAATCGTTGTCTAAAGCATCAAGGTCAACactcttgtgtctgtgtgtattctctacgcTATGTAGGTGAAGGAGTTATTTAATTTGGCTTGTGTGTCACTTCATATttataacacagtaaatctgGATGACCACTTGAGTTGAGTTCCTaaacatctggtgaaaatttaaaaagtcaAACTGAAAGAGGAACATGCTTCAGTTAGAGTGTTTTGTTCATACATTTCCTAGGCGTGCCAATAATTATTAAGAAGCGCATATATTTTGGGACGCCTGCGTTGAACCAAATAAAGATTATATGGAAAAATCACGCACTATGTAGCAGGACACTGATTTCCTCTAGCAGCACAATGCAACACACGATTAGATGGCACGACATTCCTGTTAAgtagtttattatttacttttatatattagTGTCTCTCTAACCTTCCACGCGTGGTACGTTCCTGAAGGATCGGTCTGATACAGACGTGGAGTCCCGTCATAGTCAAAACCCACAATCAGGGCTGAGATGCCAAATGGCCGCCTTCCATTGCTCTGTGTATAACGCTGGTGAAAGAGAACACATTCATTCGAAAAGTTTGGATTGTGTCAGAGAAATAGCCGTTTCCTCTGGTTTAAGCAATAGGGCTGTTGGAAATACAACATCTGCATTAATATAATGCCTAATTTATATATGAttgtttaaatacacaaatgcaTTTAGTAAAGGTACTTAACATACTACACAGACAATAATGTGTGTGCCACAAAGccagaaaatatatatacactggtgtatgtgtgtaaactTATCTAGAAAGCACAACTTTTGTAATCGTTTGCCTTCTCATTAGATATGAAAGTGATTTAGTGATTCAGTACCCAAGACCTGGTACCTGTTTAAGCGTAGCAATGTAACGTGTGATGTATTCTACAGTAACAGGGTCTTCTACTGTAAGTCTGTGACTCTGGCACTCCACTCTTGCTCTGTTAATGACGATCCTTGCATCAGCCGTGAGACCTGGACAAGAACAAACCATGCATAACCGCTTTTCATGTATTACATTCTCCTTCAAACTTCacgtgttggaaaaaaaaaatgttcagcttcTTTAATTAAACCCAAGCAATAACAGaaatatattatgtaataatataacCTACAACAAATAGGATATCAGATTATGAACATGCTGGTTCATGCAAACACGGTGCCTGAAACAAGCGTACCTGCAAAGGCCATGCACACATGCTCGTCGAGGGCACAGATCTTCCGAACCGTTCTCTCCTCTTGCAACTTGGCTACAGACTTCTTTTCTACACCCAGAACTACGATGTCTTTGCCCCGGATTCCAACCTGTATGaggaaacaaaataaaggaaaCCTTCAAGACAAGCAAGCAaaaactttatactttataacatgcctttaaaaaaaagtattttagcATATCGTTGTGTTTAAAGAATCAGCACATGATTCTAATTTTAATGACAGAACAAGTGACAGAAAGGATTAGGATTAAATTTGTAATGTCGCCCTCCACAGGCCAtgtgtatattgcacaaaaactCCGTGTATCGtcatataacaaaacaaaatgacatttttatattaatagctACGAAGATTATACATAATAGTTCACAGTTAAACGCATGAGGAGTTAAATGAGCTATTGTAAGGTTTATAAATACGGTAATTAGTCCCTCCTGTAACAGTAGTTTGGCCTGTAAGCGAGAACATGCAAGTCACGATTAGCCGAGTTCTCATTCAAAGGCGCTAAAGTTAGCCACATTAGCTCAGTGGCTAGTCAGACACTTACAGCAGTGGAGCCTTTCTTCACCGCTTCTTGAGCATATTCCACTTGAAAAAGATGACCGTCAGGAGAGAAAACAGTTATAGCTCGATCATATCTAGctgccatttttatttatctgttgttgttgttttttgtaaacTAGATCAGAAACGGACCGAAGCGTTAGCTTAGCAGCACACACCAACTTCCACAACCAACGTTTGAGCTAGAAAAATTTCAACGCGCATGCGTGTTACAGCTAAAGCGTTGCATTCTGGGAGTCGAGAGTATTGATGCGTTTACGGCGCCGCCATCTTAGTAGAGTCTACGTAACTGTGGGGTATATGGGGTTCTGTGAATTACATAACTGTACACAGgagcggttctagaccttttttagggcgGCTTCAGCCCCCCTatgtgtgatctcagccaccctaaaactataaggataatttttactttcataaataaacaataaaaattccgttaaaatgcaggacatgtcattgatgggaaagaaaattatttatcagtttgatccaagagcgatttttttactttgcttttacgcgcgcgCGTTGTAGTTTTTCAAAAGTTCGTCTTCAgatgtctgctttatttgaacggagaagcacaggtacgcgaaGCGTGCacgtgcagtcagagctggaagcGTTTGtatataacgttaatcggcagaaggacgcaaagacggcaaccagaTATGGGGtaagaattgtttcgttattctgaataaatacactatgatccacaaataaatatgaagagcttcacaaatatttttacaaatttcacaaaaataaatgaaattcacaaataaataaaatgggatttgcaaataaaaaaatatttagaaattgtatttatttgcgaattgcttcctgctcatttgtccgattctcaccaaatttaAAACGATTAGacaacgtaaattttttggtcaaaaaaatgctcaaaatggtaagccggcgggtcaacgaacttttgggcgaaaatggaccccaaatccgattctcaccaaattcactatacgtgtcaggaaactcaatactaacttggggtgaagtttttttttagcctattatgcatagtttctgcgatatggcatttcaaaatcgtcgccgacactgaactggggtgtgaaaagcattccagctaaaatctcagctctggagcatgataggtgcacattaattataccaaaatgctagttttgaccccccttttcacatagtgaaaatttaaaaagatcagacaacgtaaattttttggtcaaaaaaatgctcaaaatgctaacccggcgggtcaacgaacttttgggcgaaaatggaccccaaatccgattctcaccaaattcactatacgtgtcaggaaactcaatactaacttggggtgaagtttttttttagcctattatgcatagtttctgcgatatggcatttcaaaatcgtcgccaacactgaactggggtgtgaaaagcattccagctaatttctccgctctggagcatgatagaggcacattaattataccgaagtgttagttttaacctcccttttcacatagtgaaaatttaaaaagatcagacaacgtaaattttttggtcaaaaaaatgctcaaaatgctaacccggcgggtcaacgaacttttgggcaaaaatggaccccaaatccgattctcgccaaattcactatacgtgtcaggaaactcaatactaacttggggtgaagttttttttttagcctattatgcatagtttctgcgatatggcatttcaaaatcgtcgccgacactgaactggggtgtgaaaagcattgcagctaaaatctcagctctggagcatgatagaggCACAcaaattataccaaaatgctagttttgaccccccttttcacatagtgaaaatttaaaaagatcagacgacgtaaattttttggtcaaaaaaacgctcaaaatgctaacgcggcgggtcaacgaacttttgggcgaaaatggaccccaaatcctattctcaccaaattcactatacgtgtcaggaaactcagctctggcgcatgatagatgcacatagCACATaccatctagagtaaataatagcacattaaagacttgtagtatgttctttagggtcaaataaatatttagcaacttgttttggagtggtgtgtgcctcttttcaaaagttattgaactggattctctgccactggagaaccccatagaatagagtgatgatggacatTGAACatatagagtaaataatagcacattaaaaaCTTGTAGTAtattctttagggtcaaataaatatttagacacttgttttggagtggtgtgtgcctcttttcaaaagttattgaactggatgctctgccaatggagaaccccatagaatagagtgatgatggaaattgaacatctaaagtaaataatagcacataacatctagagtaaataatagcacattaaagacttgtagtatgttctttagggtcaaataaatatttagcaacttgttttggagtggtgtgtgcctcttttcaaaagttattgaactggatgctctgccaatggagaaccccatagaatagagtgatgatggaaattgaacatctagagtaaataatagcacattaaagacttgtagtatgttctttagggtcaaataaatatttagcaacttgttttggagtggtgtgtgcctcttttcaaaagttattgaactggatgctctgccaatggagaaccccatagaatagagtgatgatggaaattgaacatctagagtaaataatagcacattaaagacttgtagtatgttctttagggtcaaataaatatttagcaacttgttttggagtggtgtgtgcctcttttcaaaagttattgaactggatgctctgccaatggagaaccccatagaatagagtgatgatggaaattgaacatctagagtaaataatagcacattaaagacttgtagtatgttctttagggtcaaataaatatttagcaacttgttttggagtggtgtgtgcctcttttcaaaagttattgaactggatgctctgccaatggagaaccccatagaatagagtgatgatggaaattgaacatctagagtaaataatagcacattaaagacttgtagtatgttctttagggtcaaataaatatttagcaacttgttttggagtggtgtgtgcctcttttcaaaagttattgaactggatgctctgccaatggagaaccccatagaatagagtgatgatggaaattgaacatctagagtaaataatagcacattaaagacttgtagtatgttctttagggtcaaataaatatttagcaacttgttttggagtg
Protein-coding regions in this window:
- the psma8 gene encoding proteasome subunit alpha-type 8, which translates into the protein MAARYDRAITVFSPDGHLFQVEYAQEAVKKGSTAVGIRGKDIVVLGVEKKSVAKLQEERTVRKICALDEHVCMAFAGLTADARIVINRARVECQSHRLTVEDPVTVEYITRYIATLKQRYTQSNGRRPFGISALIVGFDYDGTPRLYQTDPSGTYHAWKANAIGRSAKTVREFLEKNYTDEAIASDNDAIKLAIKALLEVVQTGGKNIELAVIRRSQPLKILESKEIETLVAEIEKEKEEEAEKKKQKKSS